The following is a genomic window from Terriglobales bacterium.
TTGGCGGGGAGCGCATTCTTACGAACAGTGACCCCAACCAATACAAGTTCACCGGCAAAGAACGTGATGTCGAAACCGGCTTGGACTACTTCGGCGCTCGCTACTATGCGAGTACGTTGGGGCGCTTCATGCAGACGGACCCTAAGGCTCGAAGCGCTCACCCGCTCAACCCACAGAGCTGGAATCGTTACGCATACACGCTCAACAATCCGCTGAAGTATTTCGATCCCGATGGGATGGATGTCGTCCTAGCAGCAGGTCTCAGTGCGCAAGATCGCGCCTACGTCGTGAACAACCTCGCCCGAATGTACGCGACTCCTGCGGGCAAGGCGATGCTTCTCCGAGCCGACAAGAGCCAGTTCACAATCACGGTGGGAACTGGGCACCTCGGACGTACTGATTTGACCAAAGCACCTCCGGGAACGATGGTTTTCGGGGGTCAGACGAAGGTAGAGGGTGGCAACACCAGTGTGCCGTACACCAACTACGAGGGTCACAGGGTTCTGGCCGCTGACAATCCCAACACCGCACCTGGGCATCCGATCGAAGTCACCATCGACAAAAGCCAAGCGGCAGAGATCGGGAAAGATCCGGCCCAAGTATTTGCTCACGAGCTTGGCGGCCACACTGCCGATGTGCTGAATGCGGCTGAAAGTAATCCTGCAACGCAGTTCATCGATAGCGTCAATCCGAAGGATGAGACCAGCTCGGAGGCAGCGGAGAAAGCGCTGGGCAAGCTCCCGGACAAACCCAGCGAAAAAGGCGTCAAGGCTGTCGAGCAGATTCTCAAGCCACAGTGCTCTACCGATGACAAAGGGAAGAAGGTGTGCTCGCAATGAAACACCATCGAATTGCCATCCTGTGCTTACTGGGCTGTGCCCTCGATTTCGCTGTGTGCCAGACGTCCGTACGATCGCAAGTGGAATCGGTGTTGGATTCCGGCCCTGGTCGCGAGAAAAGCCACGAGGCCGTGTCAAAGATCAGCGATCATCCGGTACCTCTGCTCATGAGTATCGCCCAATCCACGGAAGGGTCATACGTGCGGAGAACGCGTGCGATCTATCTGTTGGCTACGTTCAAGACAGAAGAATCTGAGCGTGCGCTTTCTGAGCTGGCTGCGCACGGCAGTCCTAAGTTCCGTTGCCCGGCGTTGCAGGCGTTTGTCGAGCTGAAGTCCCGAGATGCGGTCCCACTGTTGATCAGCAGGTTAGATGATCATGCTGTTTGCATGCACATCGCTTTAACTGATCCAGCGCGGAAGCAGGACGTGTACGTATCCGACGAAGCAGTCCGTCTACTGGAACAGGTCGCTGGCCAGTCTTTTGGTCAGGTGTCAGCCAGCGGCCACCGGGCAACGAAACCGTGGAAGAACTGGTGGGCCAAGCAGAAGAGCAGTGCCAAGCCAGGCACCTGAGCTGCCCGTCTCGGTGAAGCTAAAGCCCATGCTAGAGCTTAGTCCGGATGCCTGAGTGGAAGGTGCTGTAGACTGGTGAAAGCAGATTGCTGCGGAGCCGCGGAGGGTTGCGTGAGCGGTCGAAACGGGCGGTCTTGAAAACCGCTGTGCCCGAAAGGGCACCGGGGGTTCGAATCCCTCACCCTCCGCCATTATCGCGCAAGGTCCTTCGTCGCGGGGCTCCTCAGGATTTCGGCTGCCGGCTCCCGCTCGCCCCAGGCTCGCTCACGCCGGCAAGAGCGCCTCAAGTTCGAATCCCTCACCCTCCGCCACCTTCAGGGGTCTCAGTTCACGAAGACAAAGTGTGGGGCCAGCCTCACCAGCTTCAGGACCTTGTACACCTCGACATTCACTCCTCGCAGCGCGATCCTGACCCCGAGCTCATCGGCGCGGGTGGCCAGCTCGTCGATGGCGGAGATGGCGCCGGGGTCGATACGCCGCACCGAGGAGAGATCCAGGACCACGTCTCCGTTCGCGCCCTCCAGCCTCTCGCAGGCATCCAGGAGGTCGTCGGTCACACTCTCGCCCCGGACCTTGCGCCACACCGCGATCGTCGCCCTCGCATCGGCGCCCATCACGCCACCTCCTGGGTGGCGGCCGTGGGTTGCGCTTGGCCCCGCCCGATGTAAGCGCACCAGAGCAGCTCGGCCAGTTCCTCCAGCAGCGGCATGCGCGGGTTCGAGCGCCAGGAGGGATCTTCGTACGCCAGGTGGACCAGCTCCGGGATCGCCTCTTCGAACGCCTGGTGGGAGATGCCCAACTCGGCGATCGAACGGGGCATGCCTACGCGGTCCAATAACTGCTCGACCGCAGCCACCAGGTTCTTCACCTTCTCTTCGGTGGTGTGGCCGCCGAGGCGCAGCACATCGGCCGCCAGCGCGTACTTCTGGTGGGCGACATAGGCCCGCTGGTTGGGAGAGGGCATGAATTTCGCCGGCACGGAAGCGTTGTACGGGATGACGTGCGGCAGCATGACGGCGTTGGCCCTCCCATGCGCCACCCCGAAACGGGCCCCGAAGGCGTGCGCCAGCGCGTGATTGACGCCCACCGACGCATTGGAGAACGCCAAGGCGGCGATGCAGGCGGCGTTGTGCATCAGGGTGCGCGCTTCCTGGTCATCCGGGTGCTCGTAGGCGACGGGCAGCTGCTTGAACACCAGTTCGATCGCCTGCAAGGCGTTGGCGTCGGTATACGGCGACGCATAGATGGAAACCAGGGCCTCCAGCGCGTGGGTCAGGGCGTCGATGCCGGTGTCGGCGGTGAGCCCTTTCGGCATGGACATGACGAACTGCGGGTCCACGATGGCCACGTCCGGGGTCAGCGAGTAGTCGGCGAGCGTCACCTTCCGCCCCCGTGCCTTGTCGCACAGGACCGCGAACGGGGTCACTTCGCTGCCCGTCCCGCTGGTGGTGGAGATGGCCACCAGCCGCGCGTGGTTGACCTTGTCCGTCGGGAAGCGCACCACCCGCTTGCGGAAATCCAGGAAGGGCGCCGCCAGCTCCTCCCAGTCGGCCTGCGGAGATTCGTAGAGGAGCTTCATGATCTTGGCCGCGTCGATCACCGACCCGCCGCCCAAGGCGACGATCTGGTCGGCCTTGCACGCGTTCAGCGTGCTCGCCCCCTGCCGGATGACCGTGATCTCGGGCTCCGCGTCCGGGATCACCGCGACATGCACCGCCGTTCCCTGGGGGATGGAGCGCCGGACGATGTCCGCGTGCCCCATCTGTTCCAGCGCCGGATTGGTGACGATCACCGTGGATCGGGAGTCTAGGTGGCGCAGCTCTTCCACGGCGTTGAAGTTGAAGTAGATCTGGTTGGGAATGCGGTACCACATATGGGCCTGCGTCCTCCGCGCCACTCGCTTGATGTTCAGGTAGTGAGAGAGATTGACATTCTCGGTGGTGCTGTTGCCGCCGCCGGTGCCGCATCCGAAGCTGAAGCTGGGCACCATGTCGTTGTACACGCCACCCAGGGCCCCGATGGACCCCGGCGAGTTGACGATGATGCGCCCGGCGTTGATCGCGTCCGCGAACCGGCCGATGATCTCGTCGTCGCGCGAGAACGCGACCGCGGTGTGGCCCAGCCCCCCCGAATGATTCACATCGACGCACACTCGCAGGGCTTCGTCCACGCTCCGGGCCCGGTAGACCGCGAGCACCGGGAACAGTTTCTCGACGGAGAGGGGATGGGCACGGCCCACCCCCCGGATGGGGGCGATCAGGACCTTGGTCTTCGGTCTCACGGCGATCCCGGCTACGTGGGCGATGGTGGCCGCATTCTGGCCGACCGCCATGGGCGCCATGGCGCCGGTCTGGGGATCGATGACCGCCCGCGCCAGCAGCTCCGCCTCCCGCTCATCGCAGATGTGCGCGCCCATGGCGGCAAACTTCTCGAGCGCCGCGTCGTAGATCTGGTCGTCGATCACCACCGTCTGCTCGGAGGCGCAGATGGTCCCGTTGTCGAAGGTCTTGGAGGTGATGATGTCCACCACCGCCATGTCGAGGTCGGCGGTCTTTTCCAGGTACACGGGGGTATTGCCCGCGCCCACCCCGAGCGCCGGCTTGCCCGAGCTGTAGGCGGCCCGTACCGCCCCCGGCCCGCCGGTGGCGTCGATCAGGCCGATATGCTTGTGCCGCATCAGGTAGGCATTGTCCTTGAGGGTGTGCGATTCCAGGCAGGTGAAGACGCCTTGGGGTGCGCCCGCCTTCACCGCGGCCTCGTGCATCACCCGCACCGCCTCAAAACAGCATCTCCAGGCGTTGGGGTGCGGACTGAAGACCACGGCGTTGCGCGTCTTAATGGCCATGATGCACTTGAACAGGACCGTCGAAGTCGGGTTGGTGATCGGGGTCAGCGACAGGACGACCCCGATCGGTTCCGCCACCTCCACCAGCCCCCGTTCCGGATACTCGTGGATCACGCCGACTGTGCGCTTGTCCCTGACGTAATTGAAGACGAACTCCGTGGCCACCATGTTCTTGATGACCTTGTCTTCCAGGACCCCCAGCTTGGTTTCCTCGAACGCCAGCCGGGCCAGGTACTCGGCTTTCCCCAGCCCCGCCAGGACCATCTGCCGGACGATGCGGTCCACGTCCGCCTGGGTGTATTGGGTGAACACGGCGGCGGCGCGCCGGGCCTGACTGACCAGGGATTCCAGGTAGGCAACGCGCTCTTCGCTGAGACGAGGGACAGTGTCGTTCATGCGGGCTCCGGTTCAGGACCTCGCGCCAGAGGTTCATGAGAATCCAAACCCCGCCTGCAGGTCGGTGACGGCACTCACGTAGGGACGTGACCGCACCTTCGCGAAACGCCGCATCGACCGCCTAGGGCAGTGGCCTTGGGTCTGGGTTCGCAGGCCCGGCCCTCTTCTCCATGGCCCGAACGTGACCTTGGGCCGTGCCCCAGTGCATCGTCCCTGGTGCAACAGCTTTCGTAACTACCCTGTCCGGCCGGACATGCGTTTAACTTGCTCCAGCGGCTGGCGCTGCATCGGCCATCCGCCCCGGCATGAAGGGCAAGATCCTCATCGTTGACGACGACGAGTCCATCCGCGACGTGCTGACCGAATTGCTGCGCCGCGAGGGGTACGCGCTGGCGCTCGCCCAGGACGGCGAGGAGGCCCTGCGCGTCTTCCAGTCTTTCCAGCCCGACTTGGTCCTGCTCGACGTGGTCATGCCCCGCAAGAACGGCTTCGAGGTCTGCCGGCTGCTGAAGAACAATCCCGAGAGCCGCCTGGTGCCGGTGGTGCTGGTGACCGGCCTCTCCCAAGTCGAGGACCGGGTGCGCGGCCTGGAATGCGGCGCCGACGATCTGCTCATCAAGCCCTTCGACCGCACCGAACTGCTGGTCCGGGTGCGCTCGCTGCTGAGCATGAAGGCTTACACCGACGAGCTCGAGCAGGCTGCCGACGCCCTGTTCATGCTGGCTCGCGTGGTCGAAGGCAAGGACCCGTTCACCGAAGGGCACTGCGACCGCGTCGCTAATTACGCCGTCCGCCTGGGCCAGCGCATCGGCTGCAACGAGGAGGAGCTCAGCGCCCTGCGCATCGGCGGGGTGCTGCACGACATCGGCAAGATCGTGGTCCCCGAGGCCGTCCTGCTCAAGCACGGACAGCTCTCGGACGACGAATGGCAGCTCGTCCGCCAGCACCCCGTGGTCGGCGAACAGTTGTGCGCCCCGCTGGCCTCGCTGCGCCCGGTGCTGCCTATCATCCGCCACCACCACGAGCGCTTCGATGGCTCCGGCTACCCCGACGGCCTGAAAGGCGCGAAGATCCCCCTGGTTGCCCGCGTCTTCCAGGTCGCCGACATCTACGACGCCCTCACCACCGCGCGCCCCTACAAGTCCGCCCTCAGCCGCTCCCAGGCCATGGAAATCATGCAGGAGAACGTCAACCAGGGTCTCCTCGACCCCTCCTTGCTCGCCCAGTTCCGCCAGGTGCTGAACAGCCCGCCGACCGCGACCCAGCAGCCCGGCAACGCCTGATCCGCCGCCTCTTGGCTTTCCCGGCCGCTTGCGCTACAATAATGGTGCGTTTGGTTCGAACGTAAGTTGTACCTGCCGAAACAAGCTTCAAGCCTGCCTCGCGGTACCTTCCGGTTCAACTCAGCGTAAAAAAATAGAAGAAGAGGAATCTGCAACACCATGGAACAAGGAACAGTAAAGTGGTTCAACGACGCCAAAGGTTATGGGTTTATCAGCCGTCAGAACGGTGAAGATGTCTTCGTGCACTTCTCCGCCATCCAGGCACAGGGCTTCCGCAGCCTGCAGGAAGGCCAGGCGGTCGAGTTCAACGTCGTGAAGGGACCCAAGGGCTGGCAGGCCGAGAACGTTCGTCCTCTGTAATCCGCAGAGTTCGCCACACCGGAAAGGGCGGTCACAGGCCGCCCTTCCTTTTTGCAAGCAGTAGCTAGTAGCTGGTA
Proteins encoded in this region:
- a CDS encoding STAS domain-containing protein, which encodes MGADARATIAVWRKVRGESVTDDLLDACERLEGANGDVVLDLSSVRRIDPGAISAIDELATRADELGVRIALRGVNVEVYKVLKLVRLAPHFVFVN
- a CDS encoding RHS repeat-associated core domain-containing protein; the encoded protein is GGERILTNSDPNQYKFTGKERDVETGLDYFGARYYASTLGRFMQTDPKARSAHPLNPQSWNRYAYTLNNPLKYFDPDGMDVVLAAGLSAQDRAYVVNNLARMYATPAGKAMLLRADKSQFTITVGTGHLGRTDLTKAPPGTMVFGGQTKVEGGNTSVPYTNYEGHRVLAADNPNTAPGHPIEVTIDKSQAAEIGKDPAQVFAHELGGHTADVLNAAESNPATQFIDSVNPKDETSSEAAEKALGKLPDKPSEKGVKAVEQILKPQCSTDDKGKKVCSQ
- a CDS encoding HEAT repeat domain-containing protein, with the protein product MKHHRIAILCLLGCALDFAVCQTSVRSQVESVLDSGPGREKSHEAVSKISDHPVPLLMSIAQSTEGSYVRRTRAIYLLATFKTEESERALSELAAHGSPKFRCPALQAFVELKSRDAVPLLISRLDDHAVCMHIALTDPARKQDVYVSDEAVRLLEQVAGQSFGQVSASGHRATKPWKNWWAKQKSSAKPGT
- a CDS encoding HD domain-containing phosphohydrolase, giving the protein MKGKILIVDDDESIRDVLTELLRREGYALALAQDGEEALRVFQSFQPDLVLLDVVMPRKNGFEVCRLLKNNPESRLVPVVLVTGLSQVEDRVRGLECGADDLLIKPFDRTELLVRVRSLLSMKAYTDELEQAADALFMLARVVEGKDPFTEGHCDRVANYAVRLGQRIGCNEEELSALRIGGVLHDIGKIVVPEAVLLKHGQLSDDEWQLVRQHPVVGEQLCAPLASLRPVLPIIRHHHERFDGSGYPDGLKGAKIPLVARVFQVADIYDALTTARPYKSALSRSQAMEIMQENVNQGLLDPSLLAQFRQVLNSPPTATQQPGNA
- a CDS encoding cold-shock protein yields the protein MEQGTVKWFNDAKGYGFISRQNGEDVFVHFSAIQAQGFRSLQEGQAVEFNVVKGPKGWQAENVRPL
- the adhE gene encoding bifunctional acetaldehyde-CoA/alcohol dehydrogenase, coding for MNDTVPRLSEERVAYLESLVSQARRAAAVFTQYTQADVDRIVRQMVLAGLGKAEYLARLAFEETKLGVLEDKVIKNMVATEFVFNYVRDKRTVGVIHEYPERGLVEVAEPIGVVLSLTPITNPTSTVLFKCIMAIKTRNAVVFSPHPNAWRCCFEAVRVMHEAAVKAGAPQGVFTCLESHTLKDNAYLMRHKHIGLIDATGGPGAVRAAYSSGKPALGVGAGNTPVYLEKTADLDMAVVDIITSKTFDNGTICASEQTVVIDDQIYDAALEKFAAMGAHICDEREAELLARAVIDPQTGAMAPMAVGQNAATIAHVAGIAVRPKTKVLIAPIRGVGRAHPLSVEKLFPVLAVYRARSVDEALRVCVDVNHSGGLGHTAVAFSRDDEIIGRFADAINAGRIIVNSPGSIGALGGVYNDMVPSFSFGCGTGGGNSTTENVNLSHYLNIKRVARRTQAHMWYRIPNQIYFNFNAVEELRHLDSRSTVIVTNPALEQMGHADIVRRSIPQGTAVHVAVIPDAEPEITVIRQGASTLNACKADQIVALGGGSVIDAAKIMKLLYESPQADWEELAAPFLDFRKRVVRFPTDKVNHARLVAISTTSGTGSEVTPFAVLCDKARGRKVTLADYSLTPDVAIVDPQFVMSMPKGLTADTGIDALTHALEALVSIYASPYTDANALQAIELVFKQLPVAYEHPDDQEARTLMHNAACIAALAFSNASVGVNHALAHAFGARFGVAHGRANAVMLPHVIPYNASVPAKFMPSPNQRAYVAHQKYALAADVLRLGGHTTEEKVKNLVAAVEQLLDRVGMPRSIAELGISHQAFEEAIPELVHLAYEDPSWRSNPRMPLLEELAELLWCAYIGRGQAQPTAATQEVA